A region from the Vicia villosa cultivar HV-30 ecotype Madison, WI linkage group LG3, Vvil1.0, whole genome shotgun sequence genome encodes:
- the LOC131655907 gene encoding uncharacterized protein LOC131655907 codes for MKMVNSFNLKRAAAGIKRINLDGLRWRVFDAKGQILGRLASQIATVVQGKDKPTYTPNRDDGDICVVLNAKDICVSGRKLTDKVYYWHTGYMGHLKKRTLKDQMAKDPTDVIRKAILRMLPKNNLRDDRDRKLRIFPGSEHPFGDRPLEPYVMPPRTVREMRPRERRAMIRAQKKAEQQQENAEQRQQNADELKNGKKSEAQESA; via the exons ATGAAGATGGTAAACTCCTTCAACCTCAAG AGAGCTGCAGCTGGGATTAAACGGATTAATCTAGACGGCCTCCGGTGGCGAGTTTTCGATGCCAAGGGCCAG ATTCTTGGGAGGTTAGCATCTCAAATAGCTACTGTCGTTCAAGGAAAGGATAAGCCGACTTATACTCCTAACCGTGATGATGGAGATATCTGCGTTGTGCTTAACGCCAAAGATATTTGTGTGTCTGGGAGAAAACTTACAGACAAGGTCTACTACTGGCATACAGG GTATATGGGCCACCTTAAGAAAAGAACTCTGAAGGATCAGATGGCTAAAGACCCTACGGATGTTATTCGCAAAGCTATTCTACGCATGCTGCCTAAAAACAACCTACGTGAT GACAGGGATAGAAAATTAAGGATCTTTCCTGGAAGTGAGCACCCTTTTGGTGATCGGCCACTGGAGCCTTATGTGATGCCTCCCAGGACAGTGCGAGAAATGCGACCACGAGAAAGGCGTGCAATGATTCGAGCACAGAAGAAGGCGGAACAGCAACAAGAGAATGCTGAGCAGCGACAACAGAATGCTGATGAATTGAAGAATGGCAAAAAGAGTGAAGCACAAGAGAGTGCATGA
- the LOC131661622 gene encoding protein ACTIVITY OF BC1 COMPLEX KINASE 7, chloroplastic isoform X1 codes for MAVIMALHGCYCNNIDSVNQRRPFDNLAFTSLISVHKLLKNKRSASDKFHRFVVKMRQTETPPSSYGSNGRAVKMVPVTEIAKRKTMSGNKAETVNGTKQAVNGASLVRRDPAPALTKAKIAKPETSNELPPLEELKVLPSDEGFSWANENYSSLQRSIDVWSFVLSLRVRVLLDNAKWAYVGGFTEEKQKSRRRKTASWLRECVLQLGPTFIKLGQLSSTRSDLFPSEFVDELAKLQDKVPAFSPEKARGFIESELGAPINVLFKEFEDLPIAAASLGQVHRAILHNGEKVVIKVQRPGLKKLFDIDLQNLKLIAEYFQRSETLGGPTRDWIGIYEECATILYQEIDYINEGKNADRFRRDFRNIKWVRVPQVYWDYTAMKVLTLEYVPGVKINQVDTLTSRGYDRDRISSRAIEAYLIQILKTGFFHADPHPGNLAIDVDESIIYYDFGMMGEIKSFTRERLLELFYSVYEKDAKKVMQCLIDLGALQPTGDLSAVRRSVQYFLDNLLSQTPDQQQTLSAIGEDLFAIAQDQPFRFPSTFTFVIRAFSTLEGIGYILNPDFSFVKIAAPYAQELLDIRQKQPTGPQLVQQITKQANDVRTNSMSMPYRVQRIEEFVKQVEAGDLKLRVRVLESERAARKATVLQMATMYTVLGGTLLNIGVNLSSQGNETFANGSFVGAGILFALFLRSMQRVNKLDKFEKML; via the exons ATGGCTGTAATTATGGCTTTGCATGGCTGTTATTGTAACAATATAGATTCGGTAAATCAGCGAAGACCATTCGATAATCTTGCTTTTACAAGCTTGATTTCAGTTCACAAATTGTTAAAGAATAAAAGGTCAGCATCTGATAAGTTTCATAGGTTTGTGGTGAAAATGCGGCAGACGGAAACGCCTCCGTCAAGCTATGGTAGTAACGGTAGAGCGGTTAAAATGGTACCGGTAACTGAGATAGCGAAAAGAAAAACAATGTCAGGCAATAAAGCGGAGACGGTGAATGGAACGAAGCAAGCGGTTAATGGAGCAAGTTTGGTAAGAAGAGATCCTGCACCAGCATTGACAAAGGCAAAGATAGCGAAACCGGAAACCTCCAATGAACTTCCACCGTTGGAAGAGTTGAAGGTTTTGCCGTCGGACGAAGGCTTCAGTTGGGCCAATGAAAACTACAGTTCCTTGCAGAGATCTATTGATGTATGGTCGTTTGTTCTTTCTTTGCGTGTTCGTGTTCTTTTGGACAATGCGAAATGGGCGTATGTGGGTGGCTTTACAGAAGAAAAGCAG AAAAGCAGAAGGCGGAAAACTGCTTCATGGTTAAGGGAATGTGTATTACAGCTCGGTCCAACTTTCATTAAACTTGGGCAGTTATCATCAACACGGTCTGATTTATTCCCCAGTGAATTTGTGGATGAACTCGCAAAATTGCAG GACAAGGTCCCTGCTTTCTCCCCAGAGAAAGCAAGAGGCTTTATTGAGAGCGAATTAGGTGCTCCCATTAATGTGTTgtttaaagagtttgaagatctGCCAATTGCTGCTGCCAGTCTTGGTCAGGTTCATCGTGCGATTCTGCACAATGGCGAAAAAGTAGTTATCAAAGTTCAAAGGCCTGGCTTGAAGAAGCTTTTTGACATTGACTTGC AAAACTTAAAGCTGATTGCGGAGTATTTTCAGAGAAGTGAAACTCTAGGCGGTCCAACTAGAGATTGGATCGGTATATATGAAGAATGTGCAAC GATTTTGTATCAAGAAATTGATTATATAAATGAAGGGAAGAATGCTGATAGGTTCCGTCGAGATTTTCGAAACATAAAGTGGGTCCGAGTACCT CAAGTTTATTGGGATTATACAGCTATGAAGGTGTTGACCTTGGAATATGTACCAG GTGTTAAAATAAATCAAGTGGATACATTAACGTCTCGTGGTTATGATCGAGATAGGATCTCATCACGTGCTATTGAGGCATACTTGATTCAG ATATTGAAAACGGGATTCTTTCACGCCGATCCACATCCTGGAAATCTTGCTATTGATGTTGATGAATCAATTATTTATTATGACTTTGGCATGATGGGGGAGATAAAATCTTTCACCCGAGAGAGATTGCTTGAActtttttattctgtttatgagAAGGACGCCAAAAAG GTTATGCAATGCCTTATCGATCTTGGAGCACTCCAACCCACCGGGGACCTTTCAGCT GTTAGGAGATCTGTACAGTACTTCTTGGACAATCTTCTAAGCCAAACGCCAGATCAACAGCAGACATTGTCTGCGATCGGAGAG GATTTGTTCGCAATAGCTCAAGACCAGCCATTCCGGTTTCCATCTACCTTCACATTTGTTATTAGAGCATTTTCCACACTTGAAG GCATAGGTTACATACTCAATCCAGATTTCTCCTTTGTGAAGATTGCTGCACCTTATGCGCAG GAACTTCTAGATATAAGGCAAAAGCAGCCAACCGGGCCACAACTTGTCCAGCAGATAACTAAGCAAGCAAATGAT GTAAGAACAAATTCCATGTCAATGCCATACAGAGTTCAAAGAATAGAGGAGTTTGTAAAACAAGTTGAGGCCGGGGATCTGAAACTCCGAGTTCGAGTACTAGAG TCTGAAAGAGCTGCTCGGAAAGCGACAGTGTTACAAATGGCTACTATGTACACAGTATTAGGAGGAACCCTGCTAAATATAGGTGTTAATTTGAGTAGCCAAGGCAATGAAACTTTTGCAAATGGATCATttgttggtgcag GTATTTTGTTCGCACTATTCTTGAGGTCTATGCAAAGGGTAAATAAGCTTGACAAGTTTGAGAAAATGTTATGA
- the LOC131661622 gene encoding protein ACTIVITY OF BC1 COMPLEX KINASE 7, chloroplastic isoform X2, translating into MKTTVPCRDLLMYGRLFFLCVFVFFWTMRNGRMWVALQKKSRRRKTASWLRECVLQLGPTFIKLGQLSSTRSDLFPSEFVDELAKLQDKVPAFSPEKARGFIESELGAPINVLFKEFEDLPIAAASLGQVHRAILHNGEKVVIKVQRPGLKKLFDIDLQNLKLIAEYFQRSETLGGPTRDWIGIYEECATILYQEIDYINEGKNADRFRRDFRNIKWVRVPQVYWDYTAMKVLTLEYVPGVKINQVDTLTSRGYDRDRISSRAIEAYLIQILKTGFFHADPHPGNLAIDVDESIIYYDFGMMGEIKSFTRERLLELFYSVYEKDAKKVMQCLIDLGALQPTGDLSAVRRSVQYFLDNLLSQTPDQQQTLSAIGEDLFAIAQDQPFRFPSTFTFVIRAFSTLEGIGYILNPDFSFVKIAAPYAQELLDIRQKQPTGPQLVQQITKQANDVRTNSMSMPYRVQRIEEFVKQVEAGDLKLRVRVLESERAARKATVLQMATMYTVLGGTLLNIGVNLSSQGNETFANGSFVGAGILFALFLRSMQRVNKLDKFEKML; encoded by the exons ATGAAAACTACAGTTCCTTGCAGAGATCTATTGATGTATGGTCGTTTGTTCTTTCTTTGCGTGTTCGTGTTCTTTTGGACAATGCGAAATGGGCGTATGTGGGTGGCTTTACAGAAGAAAAGCAG AAGGCGGAAAACTGCTTCATGGTTAAGGGAATGTGTATTACAGCTCGGTCCAACTTTCATTAAACTTGGGCAGTTATCATCAACACGGTCTGATTTATTCCCCAGTGAATTTGTGGATGAACTCGCAAAATTGCAG GACAAGGTCCCTGCTTTCTCCCCAGAGAAAGCAAGAGGCTTTATTGAGAGCGAATTAGGTGCTCCCATTAATGTGTTgtttaaagagtttgaagatctGCCAATTGCTGCTGCCAGTCTTGGTCAGGTTCATCGTGCGATTCTGCACAATGGCGAAAAAGTAGTTATCAAAGTTCAAAGGCCTGGCTTGAAGAAGCTTTTTGACATTGACTTGC AAAACTTAAAGCTGATTGCGGAGTATTTTCAGAGAAGTGAAACTCTAGGCGGTCCAACTAGAGATTGGATCGGTATATATGAAGAATGTGCAAC GATTTTGTATCAAGAAATTGATTATATAAATGAAGGGAAGAATGCTGATAGGTTCCGTCGAGATTTTCGAAACATAAAGTGGGTCCGAGTACCT CAAGTTTATTGGGATTATACAGCTATGAAGGTGTTGACCTTGGAATATGTACCAG GTGTTAAAATAAATCAAGTGGATACATTAACGTCTCGTGGTTATGATCGAGATAGGATCTCATCACGTGCTATTGAGGCATACTTGATTCAG ATATTGAAAACGGGATTCTTTCACGCCGATCCACATCCTGGAAATCTTGCTATTGATGTTGATGAATCAATTATTTATTATGACTTTGGCATGATGGGGGAGATAAAATCTTTCACCCGAGAGAGATTGCTTGAActtttttattctgtttatgagAAGGACGCCAAAAAG GTTATGCAATGCCTTATCGATCTTGGAGCACTCCAACCCACCGGGGACCTTTCAGCT GTTAGGAGATCTGTACAGTACTTCTTGGACAATCTTCTAAGCCAAACGCCAGATCAACAGCAGACATTGTCTGCGATCGGAGAG GATTTGTTCGCAATAGCTCAAGACCAGCCATTCCGGTTTCCATCTACCTTCACATTTGTTATTAGAGCATTTTCCACACTTGAAG GCATAGGTTACATACTCAATCCAGATTTCTCCTTTGTGAAGATTGCTGCACCTTATGCGCAG GAACTTCTAGATATAAGGCAAAAGCAGCCAACCGGGCCACAACTTGTCCAGCAGATAACTAAGCAAGCAAATGAT GTAAGAACAAATTCCATGTCAATGCCATACAGAGTTCAAAGAATAGAGGAGTTTGTAAAACAAGTTGAGGCCGGGGATCTGAAACTCCGAGTTCGAGTACTAGAG TCTGAAAGAGCTGCTCGGAAAGCGACAGTGTTACAAATGGCTACTATGTACACAGTATTAGGAGGAACCCTGCTAAATATAGGTGTTAATTTGAGTAGCCAAGGCAATGAAACTTTTGCAAATGGATCATttgttggtgcag GTATTTTGTTCGCACTATTCTTGAGGTCTATGCAAAGGGTAAATAAGCTTGACAAGTTTGAGAAAATGTTATGA